In the Geobacter sp. FeAm09 genome, one interval contains:
- the priA gene encoding primosomal protein N' encodes MSTPAPHIVEVAIPLHLDRTFHYRVPSGMAGQPLAGRRVFVPFGRRRMTGYILGDVAETPPHDLKEILELLDPEPLWTDSELEFFRWVASYYLHPLGEVLKTALPAGINIQDRKGSDQNAPTVGGGKAIKTEMVYRAATAPEPLPHLGAKAAAILDLLREGRSGIPAAELRRRFGTCSPQLGRLTELGLVTGEAREVYRNPFGDDVVERDTPRLLSPHQQTALDALCAALDRRAFAPFLLHGVTGSGKTEVYLQAIAQALGQDKTALVLVPEISLTPQLVQRFRARFGHGIAILHSGLSDGERYDEWRRIRRGQARIVIGARSAIFAPLERIGIIIVDEEHEASFKQADGLRYNARDLALVRGRMEHTVVLLGSATPLVTSRYAAEHGKLALLTLPERVEQRPMPTVELAPMKGVATAISPLLIPALETTLAAGGQAIIFLNRRGFATYLVCAECGAPLACPNCSVSLTYHRQRGQSVCHYCDYAIPAPGICPACGCQELKELGAGTERLEHDLRELLPQARILRMDSDTTGGKGSHGRLLARMSDGSADILVGTQMIAKGHDFPGVTLVGVVNAEASLGMPDFRAAERTFQILSQVIGRAGRGDAPGRVVVQAQSGDHYAIQCAVRHDDDAFYRQELEFRREVGYPPFSFLACLGFSGTAERPVEEHAETTARLLMHLKRGKGLRVEILGPAPAPLYRLRGRFRRQILLKSPTRGDLRRLIAAWRQNRPAASAIRTYVDIDPVDMM; translated from the coding sequence ATGTCCACCCCTGCGCCCCACATCGTCGAAGTAGCCATCCCGCTCCACCTGGACCGGACTTTCCACTACCGCGTCCCGTCCGGCATGGCGGGGCAGCCCCTTGCCGGGCGGCGCGTCTTCGTCCCCTTCGGCCGCCGCAGAATGACCGGCTATATCCTGGGCGACGTTGCCGAAACCCCACCCCACGACTTGAAAGAGATCCTGGAACTGCTCGACCCCGAGCCGCTCTGGACGGACAGCGAACTGGAGTTCTTCCGCTGGGTGGCCTCCTATTACCTGCACCCTCTGGGCGAAGTGCTCAAGACGGCCCTTCCGGCCGGCATCAACATTCAGGACCGCAAAGGCTCGGACCAGAACGCCCCAACGGTCGGCGGCGGCAAGGCCATCAAGACCGAGATGGTCTACCGCGCCGCGACGGCGCCTGAGCCCCTCCCCCACCTGGGCGCCAAGGCGGCGGCCATCCTGGATCTGCTCAGGGAGGGGAGGAGCGGTATCCCGGCGGCCGAGTTGCGGCGACGTTTCGGCACCTGTTCGCCACAGCTCGGACGTCTGACGGAACTGGGCCTGGTGACGGGCGAAGCGCGGGAGGTCTACCGCAACCCGTTCGGCGACGACGTGGTGGAACGCGACACCCCCCGGCTCCTCTCCCCCCACCAGCAGACGGCCCTGGACGCCCTCTGCGCGGCGCTGGACCGGCGCGCCTTTGCCCCCTTCCTGCTCCACGGCGTAACCGGCAGCGGCAAGACCGAAGTCTACCTCCAGGCCATCGCCCAGGCCCTGGGACAGGACAAAACCGCCCTGGTGCTGGTGCCGGAGATTTCCCTGACCCCCCAACTGGTGCAGCGCTTCCGCGCCCGTTTCGGCCACGGCATAGCCATTCTCCACAGCGGCCTCTCCGACGGCGAACGCTATGACGAGTGGCGGCGCATCAGGCGCGGCCAGGCCCGCATCGTCATCGGCGCCCGCTCGGCCATCTTCGCCCCCCTGGAGCGGATCGGCATCATCATCGTCGACGAGGAGCACGAGGCGTCCTTCAAACAGGCCGACGGCCTGCGCTACAACGCCCGCGACCTGGCCCTGGTCAGGGGACGGATGGAGCACACCGTGGTCCTGCTCGGGTCGGCCACGCCGCTGGTCACCAGCCGGTATGCCGCGGAGCACGGCAAACTGGCGCTGCTCACCCTGCCGGAGCGGGTTGAGCAGCGCCCCATGCCCACCGTCGAACTGGCCCCCATGAAGGGGGTCGCCACGGCCATCAGCCCGCTCCTGATCCCGGCCCTGGAGACGACCCTGGCCGCCGGCGGGCAGGCGATCATCTTTCTCAACCGGCGCGGCTTCGCCACCTACCTGGTGTGCGCGGAGTGCGGCGCGCCCCTGGCCTGCCCCAACTGCTCCGTGTCCCTCACCTACCACCGCCAGCGGGGCCAGAGCGTCTGCCACTACTGCGACTACGCCATCCCAGCCCCCGGCATCTGCCCGGCCTGCGGCTGCCAGGAGCTGAAGGAATTGGGGGCCGGCACCGAGCGCCTGGAGCACGACCTGCGCGAACTGCTGCCCCAGGCGCGCATCCTGCGCATGGACAGCGACACCACCGGGGGCAAGGGGAGCCACGGACGCCTCTTGGCCCGCATGTCCGACGGCAGCGCCGACATCCTGGTGGGGACCCAGATGATCGCCAAGGGGCACGACTTTCCCGGTGTGACCCTGGTGGGGGTGGTCAATGCCGAAGCCAGCCTCGGCATGCCCGATTTTCGCGCCGCCGAACGCACCTTTCAGATCCTGTCCCAGGTCATCGGCCGGGCCGGGCGGGGGGACGCCCCCGGCCGGGTGGTCGTCCAGGCCCAGAGCGGCGACCATTACGCCATCCAGTGCGCCGTACGGCATGACGACGACGCCTTCTACCGCCAGGAGTTGGAATTCCGCCGCGAGGTCGGCTACCCCCCCTTCAGCTTTCTGGCCTGCCTCGGCTTTTCCGGCACTGCGGAGCGGCCGGTGGAAGAGCATGCCGAGACCACGGCCCGGTTGCTCATGCATCTGAAACGGGGAAAAGGCCTGCGCGTGGAGATCCTGGGGCCGGCCCCGGCGCCCCTGTACCGGCTGCGGGGCCGTTTCCGCCGCCAGATCCTGCTCAAATCCCCCACCCGTGGCGATCTGCGCCGTCTGATCGCCGCCTGGCGACAGAACCGCCCCGCCGCTTCGGCCATCCGCACGTATGTGGACATCGATCCGGTCGATATGATGTGA
- a CDS encoding rhodanese-like domain-containing protein: MLSNISTGELKSLLDSGGPVCLIDVLPPEYFGECHIPGASNVCVYEMAFLENLTKTVGDHDTPLVVYGASARSREAAVAVEKLRRAGYREVRELAGGLAAWRAAGYALEVGEGPAAPEAAVQDGAYVVESAASRLEWIGRNLNGRHYGTIALWGGEVLVKNGVLAGGSITLDMGSIADADLEDEGYNRLLVSHLKSDDFFDVASYPWAVYDIAGSELLPEASACSLVYRVMGSLELRGVQRELPLTAEVAPQPDGLLKARVLCDLDRTRWGAIYGSGRFFEKLGQHLVNEIVTVEIFLVARPNRS, encoded by the coding sequence ATGTTGTCCAACATCTCGACAGGTGAATTGAAATCCTTGCTGGATTCGGGCGGCCCGGTCTGCCTGATCGACGTGCTCCCCCCCGAATATTTCGGCGAATGCCATATCCCGGGCGCAAGCAATGTGTGCGTGTATGAGATGGCGTTTCTGGAGAATTTGACGAAGACCGTCGGCGACCATGATACGCCGCTGGTGGTGTATGGCGCCAGCGCCCGCTCGCGGGAGGCCGCGGTTGCGGTGGAAAAGCTGCGGCGGGCGGGGTATCGGGAGGTGCGGGAGTTGGCCGGCGGCCTGGCCGCCTGGCGGGCGGCCGGCTATGCCCTGGAGGTGGGGGAGGGGCCGGCGGCCCCCGAGGCCGCCGTTCAGGACGGGGCGTATGTGGTGGAGAGCGCCGCCAGCCGGCTGGAGTGGATCGGGCGCAACCTGAACGGCAGGCACTACGGCACCATCGCCCTATGGGGCGGGGAGGTCCTGGTGAAAAACGGGGTTCTGGCCGGCGGCAGCATCACCCTGGACATGGGGTCCATCGCAGACGCCGACCTGGAGGACGAGGGCTACAACCGCCTGCTGGTCAGCCACCTGAAATCCGACGACTTCTTCGATGTGGCCTCCTACCCGTGGGCGGTCTACGACATCGCCGGTTCGGAGCTTTTGCCCGAGGCGTCCGCCTGCTCCCTTGTCTACCGGGTGATGGGGAGTCTCGAACTGAGGGGCGTGCAAAGGGAGCTGCCGCTCACGGCCGAAGTGGCGCCCCAGCCGGATGGCCTGCTCAAGGCCAGGGTGTTGTGCGACCTCGACCGCACGCGCTGGGGGGCCATTTACGGCTCGGGGAGGTTTTTCGAAAAACTGGGCCAGCACCTGGTGAACGAGATCGTCACCGTCGAGATCTTCCTGGTCGCCCGGCCGAACCGGAGTTGA
- a CDS encoding amino acid ABC transporter ATP-binding protein — MITFQGVHKWFKTLHVLNDINLHVTPGEVLVVCGPSGSGKSTLIRTINQLEPIDKGALVVDGMDLLDKKTDINKLRAEVGFVFQQFNLYPHLSVLHNITLAPIKIRKTAKKEAEEQAMALLERVGLAMKRDAYPSQLSGGQQQRVAIARALAMKPKIMLFDEPTSALDPEMIGEVLAVMKDLAVSGMTMVVVTHEMGFAREVAHRVAFMDAGTVLEEATPDEFFSRPKHERAQQFLRQLLTPMHCECP, encoded by the coding sequence ATGATTACCTTTCAAGGCGTGCACAAGTGGTTCAAGACCCTGCACGTACTCAACGATATCAATCTGCACGTAACCCCCGGCGAAGTGCTGGTCGTCTGCGGCCCCTCGGGTTCCGGCAAGTCCACCCTGATCCGCACCATCAACCAGCTCGAGCCGATCGACAAGGGGGCGCTGGTGGTTGACGGCATGGACCTGCTGGACAAAAAGACCGATATCAACAAACTGCGGGCGGAGGTCGGCTTCGTTTTTCAGCAGTTCAACCTGTATCCCCACCTTTCCGTCCTGCACAACATCACCCTGGCCCCCATCAAGATCCGCAAGACCGCCAAGAAAGAGGCCGAAGAACAGGCCATGGCGTTGTTGGAGCGGGTTGGGCTGGCCATGAAGCGCGACGCGTACCCGTCCCAGCTTTCCGGCGGCCAGCAGCAGCGCGTGGCCATCGCCCGCGCCCTGGCCATGAAACCGAAGATCATGCTCTTCGACGAGCCCACGTCGGCCCTCGACCCGGAGATGATCGGCGAGGTTCTCGCGGTCATGAAGGACCTGGCCGTGAGCGGCATGACCATGGTGGTGGTCACCCACGAGATGGGATTCGCCCGGGAGGTCGCCCACCGGGTGGCCTTCATGGATGCCGGCACCGTCCTGGAAGAGGCGACGCCCGACGAGTTTTTCAGCAGGCCGAAGCACGAACGCGCCCAGCAGTTCCTGCGCCAGCTCTTGACGCCGATGCACTGCGAATGTCCCTAG
- a CDS encoding ABC transporter substrate-binding protein, translating into MRKLAIAFMITVLAATAAKTVLAADTLADVKKKGVLVAGVKDSLPPFGYVDEKTRTIVGYDIDFINAIAKKLGVRVELKPVTSASRMPQLQEGHIDIIAATMTKNPERAKQIDFSHTYFFTGQKFITKKGTVKSLKDLDGKKIGTAKGSTSEQNAKKAIPTATVLSFDDYPQALLALEQGKVFAVTTDEAILAGILAKAPNKARFEIPNVQISDEPYGLGMRKGDKHFVDFVNKTILDMEKSGEAARIFNKWFGPSTQFHLQRNFKITAGK; encoded by the coding sequence ATGAGAAAACTGGCAATAGCATTCATGATTACGGTGTTGGCCGCGACGGCCGCCAAAACGGTGCTGGCCGCCGATACGCTGGCCGACGTGAAGAAAAAAGGGGTACTGGTGGCCGGGGTCAAGGACTCCCTTCCTCCCTTCGGCTATGTGGATGAGAAAACCCGCACCATCGTGGGGTACGACATTGATTTCATCAACGCCATCGCCAAGAAGCTGGGCGTCAGGGTAGAACTCAAGCCGGTCACCTCGGCCAGCCGCATGCCCCAGTTGCAGGAAGGGCACATCGACATCATCGCCGCCACCATGACCAAGAACCCCGAGCGGGCCAAACAGATCGACTTCAGCCATACCTACTTCTTTACCGGCCAGAAGTTCATCACCAAGAAGGGAACCGTCAAGAGCCTGAAGGACCTGGACGGCAAAAAGATCGGCACCGCCAAGGGTTCCACCTCGGAGCAGAACGCGAAGAAGGCCATCCCCACCGCCACCGTGCTCTCCTTTGACGACTATCCCCAGGCGCTGCTCGCCCTGGAGCAGGGCAAGGTATTCGCCGTGACGACCGACGAGGCCATCCTGGCCGGCATCCTGGCCAAGGCCCCCAACAAGGCCCGCTTCGAGATCCCCAATGTCCAGATCTCCGACGAACCCTACGGCCTCGGCATGCGCAAAGGGGACAAGCACTTCGTGGACTTCGTCAACAAGACCATCCTGGATATGGAAAAATCCGGCGAAGCCGCCAGGATCTTCAACAAGTGGTTCGGCCCCTCCACCCAGTTCCACCTGCAGCGCAACTTCAAGATCACGGCCGGCAAGTAA
- a CDS encoding amino acid ABC transporter permease, producing the protein MLKYQFDWSIVTSGKYFEWLVSGCKVTLQLSALSIVLAFLLGLLIAVMRMSNNRPVRWIAHAYLEFFRNTPLLVQIFFWYFGSYKILPTAVNDWLNNTNFEFAAAVIALTIYTSAFIAEDIRSGVLSIPKEQMEAARSAGFSYLRSMQYIILPQAVRLTVPPLVNQFLNLAKNSSLAMTIGVMELTYQARQVESYSFKGFEAFTAATVVYVAISLVITALVNIYNEKVLNIHKAA; encoded by the coding sequence GTGCTTAAATATCAATTCGACTGGTCGATCGTCACCTCGGGCAAGTATTTCGAATGGCTGGTTTCTGGGTGCAAGGTTACCCTGCAGCTCTCGGCACTCTCCATCGTACTGGCCTTCCTGCTGGGGCTCCTGATCGCCGTCATGCGCATGAGCAACAACAGGCCGGTCCGCTGGATTGCCCATGCCTATCTGGAGTTTTTCCGCAACACCCCGCTTCTGGTGCAGATATTCTTCTGGTACTTCGGGTCGTACAAGATCCTGCCGACCGCCGTCAACGACTGGTTGAACAACACCAACTTCGAGTTCGCCGCCGCCGTGATCGCCCTGACCATCTACACCTCGGCCTTCATCGCCGAGGATATCCGTTCCGGCGTGCTCTCCATCCCCAAGGAGCAGATGGAGGCGGCCCGCAGCGCCGGGTTCTCCTACCTGCGCTCCATGCAGTACATCATCCTGCCCCAGGCGGTGCGCCTCACGGTGCCGCCGCTGGTGAACCAGTTCCTCAACCTGGCCAAGAACTCGTCCCTGGCCATGACCATCGGCGTCATGGAGCTGACCTACCAGGCCCGCCAGGTGGAGAGCTACTCCTTCAAGGGCTTCGAGGCGTTTACCGCAGCAACCGTAGTCTATGTGGCTATTTCGCTTGTCATCACCGCCCTGGTGAACATCTACAACGAGAAAGTCCTCAACATTCACAAGGCGGCCTGA
- a CDS encoding amino acid ABC transporter permease, with translation MDQFFNISVIADNFTYFMIGRFPHGPLGGLGLTLYLAVISCILSFFGGLILGLLSISRSPVVRYPAVAAINLVRGMPLLMVIFWMYFLLPALFGKVAESQTVIMGLTLFTSAYMSRIVVAGIEGIPKGQTEAAISTGLKPWQAMLYIVLPQGLRNMIPSFVNQFVSLIKDTSLAFIVGVSELTHVGTQINNRTMAYPTEIFVFIALVYFIVCYAFTSLSRWLEQRLAWRKAI, from the coding sequence ATGGATCAATTCTTCAATATATCGGTGATTGCCGACAACTTCACCTACTTCATGATCGGCCGTTTCCCCCACGGTCCCCTGGGCGGCCTGGGCCTCACCCTGTACCTGGCGGTGATCTCCTGCATCCTCTCCTTCTTCGGCGGCCTGATCCTGGGACTGCTCAGCATCTCCCGGTCCCCGGTGGTGCGCTACCCCGCCGTCGCCGCCATCAACCTCGTGCGCGGCATGCCGCTTCTGATGGTCATCTTCTGGATGTACTTCCTCCTGCCGGCCCTGTTCGGCAAGGTGGCCGAAAGCCAGACCGTCATCATGGGGCTGACCCTGTTCACCTCCGCCTACATGTCCCGCATCGTGGTGGCCGGCATCGAGGGCATCCCCAAGGGGCAGACCGAGGCGGCCATCTCCACCGGCCTCAAGCCGTGGCAGGCCATGCTCTATATCGTGCTTCCCCAGGGACTGCGCAATATGATCCCCTCCTTCGTCAACCAGTTCGTTTCCCTGATCAAGGACACCTCCCTGGCCTTCATCGTCGGCGTATCCGAACTGACCCACGTGGGAACCCAGATCAACAACCGCACCATGGCCTATCCGACGGAAATCTTCGTCTTCATCGCCCTGGTCTATTTCATCGTCTGCTACGCCTTCACCTCCCTTTCCCGCTGGCTGGAGCAGCGGTTGGCCTGGCGCAAGGCGATTTGA
- a CDS encoding ATP-binding protein, with protein MDDTQMERTFANLTHNAVEAMPHGGTVRVEGENVTLGEQDTLSLPAGEYVHLAFHDTGIGIPPENLPRIFDPYFTTKEMGSQKGMGLSLALCHSIIRKHKGAITAESTPGKGTTFHIYLPALVEGAAATPGESASKI; from the coding sequence ATGGACGACACCCAGATGGAGCGGACCTTTGCCAACCTGACGCACAATGCCGTCGAGGCCATGCCCCACGGCGGCACCGTGCGGGTCGAGGGGGAGAATGTGACCCTCGGCGAGCAGGACACCCTCTCCCTCCCGGCCGGCGAGTACGTTCACCTGGCGTTCCACGACACCGGAATCGGCATCCCCCCCGAGAACCTCCCCAGGATCTTCGACCCCTACTTCACCACCAAGGAGATGGGGAGCCAGAAGGGCATGGGGCTCAGCCTGGCGCTCTGCCACTCCATCATCCGCAAACACAAGGGCGCCATCACCGCCGAATCCACGCCCGGCAAAGGAACGACCTTTCACATCTATCTGCCGGCCCTTGTGGAGGGGGCGGCCGCGACGCCGGGGGAGTCCGCAAGCAAGATTTGA
- a CDS encoding ABC transporter ATP-binding protein: MHHGGIYEEEIAGKAYDTRLLTRFARYVAPHRTAIVAVLVTIPLVAACRLAQPWIIKLAIDGHITTGRLAGLEGIALAFLSVLLSESLLAFLQIYLLQSVGQRVMADMRNELYRHVMRLPVSWFDRVPTGSAVTRLTSDVEVLGEMFASGIITIVGDVMLLAGIISVMLWMNLKLSLVTFSVLPLLLYVAWAFRRKMRQSFREVRARLGRLNAFLAESIGGIGIIQAFNRERDEERRFSDLNASYRDANMPVIFWDASLYAIVEALSSIAVALIIWYGGGEIVRGALTFGVLVAFIQYIEKFFTPIRDLSAKYSVMQGAMAALERIFALLDTPADKPAHQPPAPASAEEGRPPGGGSFGQTPPLIEFRTVSFAYREGENALEGFSLVVRRGERIALVGESGGGKTTITRLLTRLYEIDRGSILVDGVDVRTMRGGDLRRRIGIVLQDPCLFAGTIEFNICLGDEEARARVRTAAAAVGADRFIERLPRGYGEEVRERGNNLSVGEKQLISFARAVAFDPEVLVLDEATASVDSASEQMIQDGIKGLMAGRTSLIIAHRLSTIQDADRIVVVHRGRNSEEGTHQELMEARGLYYRLHRLQFNGQ, encoded by the coding sequence ATGCACCACGGCGGCATCTATGAAGAGGAAATAGCGGGCAAGGCCTACGACACCCGCCTTTTGACCCGCTTTGCCCGCTATGTCGCCCCCCACCGCACGGCGATCGTCGCGGTGCTGGTCACCATACCGCTGGTTGCCGCCTGCCGCCTGGCCCAGCCCTGGATTATCAAGCTGGCCATCGACGGCCATATCACCACCGGCAGGTTGGCCGGGCTGGAAGGGATTGCCCTGGCTTTTCTGTCCGTCCTGCTGTCCGAATCGCTGCTCGCCTTTCTGCAGATCTACCTGCTCCAGTCCGTCGGGCAACGGGTCATGGCCGACATGCGCAACGAACTCTACCGCCATGTCATGCGCCTGCCGGTTTCCTGGTTCGACCGGGTCCCCACGGGGAGCGCCGTGACCCGCCTGACCAGCGATGTGGAGGTCCTGGGCGAGATGTTCGCCTCGGGGATCATTACCATCGTGGGTGACGTCATGCTGCTGGCGGGCATCATCTCGGTCATGCTCTGGATGAACCTGAAGCTGTCCCTGGTGACCTTCAGCGTCCTCCCCCTGCTCCTGTACGTCGCCTGGGCCTTTCGCCGCAAGATGCGCCAATCGTTCCGCGAGGTGCGGGCGCGCCTGGGACGCCTCAACGCCTTTCTGGCCGAATCCATCGGCGGTATCGGCATCATCCAGGCGTTCAACCGCGAACGGGACGAAGAGCGGCGCTTCAGCGACCTGAACGCATCCTACCGGGACGCCAACATGCCGGTCATCTTCTGGGATGCGTCGCTGTACGCCATCGTGGAGGCCCTGTCGTCCATCGCCGTGGCCCTGATCATCTGGTACGGCGGCGGAGAGATCGTCCGGGGGGCCCTCACCTTCGGGGTGCTGGTGGCCTTCATCCAGTACATCGAGAAATTCTTCACCCCCATCCGCGACCTGTCGGCCAAGTATTCGGTCATGCAGGGCGCCATGGCGGCCCTGGAACGGATCTTTGCCCTGCTGGACACGCCGGCGGACAAGCCGGCTCACCAGCCCCCCGCGCCCGCCTCTGCCGAAGAAGGCCGCCCGCCGGGGGGGGGAAGCTTCGGGCAGACGCCCCCCCTGATCGAATTCCGCACCGTCTCCTTTGCCTACCGCGAGGGGGAGAACGCCCTGGAGGGGTTCAGCCTGGTCGTCCGGCGCGGCGAGCGGATCGCGCTGGTGGGCGAAAGCGGCGGCGGCAAGACCACCATCACGCGGCTTCTGACGCGCCTCTACGAGATCGACAGGGGAAGCATCCTCGTGGACGGCGTCGATGTGCGCACCATGCGGGGAGGCGACCTGCGCCGGCGCATCGGCATCGTCCTCCAGGACCCCTGCCTGTTCGCCGGCACTATCGAGTTCAATATCTGCCTGGGGGACGAGGAGGCGCGGGCGCGGGTCCGAACAGCGGCCGCCGCGGTGGGGGCCGACCGTTTCATCGAACGCTTGCCCCGGGGGTACGGGGAGGAGGTCAGGGAGCGGGGCAACAACCTCTCCGTGGGGGAAAAGCAGCTCATCTCCTTTGCCCGGGCCGTGGCCTTCGACCCCGAGGTGCTGGTGCTGGACGAGGCCACCGCCAGCGTGGACTCCGCTTCGGAGCAGATGATCCAGGACGGGATCAAAGGGCTGATGGCGGGGCGCACCTCCCTGATCATCGCCCACCGTCTCTCCACCATCCAGGACGCCGACCGGATCGTGGTCGTGCACCGGGGGCGCAACTCGGAGGAGGGGACGCACCAGGAGCTCATGGAGGCCAGGGGGCTCTACTACCGCCTGCACCGGTTGCAGTTCAACGGCCAGTGA
- the hypB gene encoding hydrogenase nickel incorporation protein HypB, whose amino-acid sequence MCTTCGCGPTDTHDHDHQHGDHHHSHSHSHDHEHQGHDHQHEHHDHDHAAHDHHDHDHGDRKRTVIAIEEDILAKNNRLASFNRALFKDKGIFVLNLVSSPGSGKTTLLERTLRDLAERFRFAVIEGDQQTDNDARRIAATGVAVRQINTGAGCHLDAHMVMHGTEGFDLDNLDVLLIENVGNLVCPASFDLGEHHKVAVLSVTEGEDKPLKYPQMFHNSTVMLLNKTDLLPHLDFDVEKCKEYARRVSPGIIIFEVSARTGEGMDGWYQWLATGTARP is encoded by the coding sequence ATGTGCACCACTTGCGGCTGCGGCCCGACCGATACGCACGACCATGACCACCAGCACGGCGACCATCACCACAGTCACAGCCATAGCCACGACCACGAGCATCAGGGCCATGATCACCAGCACGAGCACCACGACCATGATCACGCCGCCCACGACCATCACGACCACGACCACGGCGACCGGAAACGGACCGTCATAGCCATCGAAGAGGACATCCTGGCCAAGAACAACCGCCTGGCCTCCTTCAATCGCGCCCTGTTCAAGGACAAGGGCATCTTCGTCCTCAACCTGGTAAGCTCTCCCGGATCGGGCAAGACCACCCTGCTGGAACGGACCCTGCGGGACCTGGCGGAGCGGTTCCGCTTTGCCGTGATCGAGGGGGATCAGCAGACCGACAACGACGCCCGGCGCATCGCCGCCACCGGCGTCGCGGTCCGGCAGATCAACACCGGCGCCGGCTGCCACCTGGATGCCCACATGGTCATGCACGGCACCGAGGGGTTTGATCTGGACAACCTGGACGTGCTCCTCATAGAAAACGTGGGCAACCTGGTCTGCCCCGCCTCCTTCGACCTGGGCGAACACCACAAGGTGGCGGTCCTCTCGGTGACCGAGGGCGAGGACAAGCCGCTCAAGTACCCCCAGATGTTTCACAACTCCACGGTCATGCTGCTCAACAAGACCGACCTGCTTCCCCACCTGGACTTCGATGTGGAAAAATGCAAGGAATACGCCCGCAGGGTAAGCCCCGGCATCATCATCTTCGAGGTGTCGGCGCGCACCGGCGAGGGGATGGACGGGTGGTACCAATGGCTGGCAACGGGGACGGCACGGCCATAG
- a CDS encoding HypC/HybG/HupF family hydrogenase formation chaperone gives MCLGVPMKILSRDGDTIVAEVDGVQKEASVMLLGEEVGVGDYVIVHAGFAISRLDEEYAQETLRMMKEVFAPEDMR, from the coding sequence ATGTGTCTTGGTGTACCCATGAAGATTCTCAGCAGGGACGGCGACACCATCGTGGCCGAGGTGGACGGTGTGCAGAAGGAGGCCAGCGTCATGCTGCTGGGCGAGGAGGTCGGGGTGGGCGACTACGTCATCGTCCATGCCGGATTCGCCATCTCGCGCCTGGATGAGGAATATGCCCAGGAGACCCTGCGGATGATGAAAGAGGTCTTTGCCCCCGAGGATATGCGATGA